A region from the uncultured Macellibacteroides sp. genome encodes:
- the secDF gene encoding protein translocase subunit SecDF, with product MQNKGFVKVFSVLLTLVCLFYLSFSFVTRYYSSKAVEYAAGDPTKESQFIDSLSTQKVWLGYTLKQCREMEISLGLDLKGGMNVVLELNVADVLRSLSNKNTDENFNKALDLAYARQNTSQKDFIDLFAEEYKKLDPGARLSAIFSTFELKDKITPQSSDAQVIAVIREELKSAIDNSFNVLRTRIDRFGVVSPNIQRLETAGRILVELPGVKEPERVRKLLQGSANLEFWETYDLQEVYQQLIAADNALAKINLSAIDSVSAEVAEVAVDTAAVVADSTSTDVLAAAGDSAGVDTLLAKIEQKQPETQASQSKEEFAKQHPLFALLQINQYNGQLAGGPVVGVANVNDMAKIDQYLNLKQVKEVLPRNLSLKWGVKAIDEKEQFYQLYAIKITNRDGSPALGGDVVTDARDDFNQQGGRTASEVSMSMNAEGAKAWARLTKENIGKSVAIILDDMVYSAPRVNDEITGGRSSISGDFTPEEAKDLANVLKSGKMAASVQIVQEDVVGPSLGQEAITAGIVSFAIALVLLMFYMCAVYGLIPGMIANGALVINIFFTMGILASFQAVLTLSGIAGMVLTLGMAVDANVLIYERTKEELRAGKNLKKSLDDGYKNAFSAIFDSNLTTIITGIVLFYFGTGPIRGFATTLIIGLIASFLTAVFLTRIVYEGLIAKEKIKELPFTTSLSKDLLVNPTVNFLGARKIGYIIPIVLIVLGGISMATIGLNNGIDFTGGRNYIVRFDQPVQTDKVRSMLEPQLDGAVSVIMIGTAEQVRISTNYKIADSSPTIDREIESKLFEGLKPILKEGTTVDQFVDNNIQSSQKVGPSMADDIKNSAYLAVLFAMICMAAYILLRFRDVAFSVGAFASVAMTTFSIVACYTLLWKVMPFSMEVDQTFIAAILTIIGYSINDTVVVFDRIRETIGLYPKRDRYQVINDALNSTLSRTLNTTLTTFVVVLCIFILGGDTIRSFTFAIALGIVIGTYSTLFVATPIAYEIQKKSIAKKAAKDAAK from the coding sequence ATGCAAAACAAAGGATTTGTAAAGGTCTTCTCAGTGTTACTTACTCTGGTTTGTTTATTCTATCTGTCGTTCTCTTTTGTGACCAGATATTATTCAAGCAAAGCAGTTGAGTATGCAGCCGGAGACCCGACAAAAGAGAGTCAGTTTATTGACTCGCTTTCTACTCAGAAGGTATGGCTGGGCTATACCCTTAAGCAGTGTCGTGAAATGGAAATTAGTTTAGGTCTCGACTTAAAGGGGGGGATGAACGTAGTTTTGGAACTGAACGTAGCCGATGTGCTTCGCTCATTGTCAAACAAAAATACGGACGAAAACTTCAATAAGGCGCTGGATTTGGCTTATGCCCGTCAGAACACCAGTCAGAAAGACTTTATCGATCTTTTTGCCGAAGAGTACAAGAAGCTTGATCCAGGTGCAAGACTTTCTGCGATTTTCAGTACATTTGAATTAAAAGACAAAATTACACCTCAAAGCTCGGATGCACAGGTAATCGCTGTAATCAGAGAAGAGCTTAAGAGTGCGATTGACAACTCTTTCAATGTGCTTCGTACACGTATTGACCGTTTTGGTGTTGTTTCTCCTAACATTCAGCGTCTTGAAACCGCTGGTCGTATTTTGGTGGAACTTCCTGGTGTAAAAGAACCGGAACGTGTTCGTAAACTTTTACAGGGTAGTGCAAACCTTGAATTTTGGGAAACATACGATTTGCAGGAAGTTTATCAGCAACTTATTGCTGCCGATAATGCTCTGGCAAAAATAAATCTATCTGCTATTGATTCAGTATCTGCTGAGGTTGCAGAAGTTGCAGTTGATACAGCAGCTGTTGTTGCAGATTCAACTTCTACAGATGTTCTGGCAGCTGCAGGAGACTCTGCTGGTGTTGACACATTGCTTGCAAAGATCGAACAAAAACAACCTGAGACTCAGGCATCACAATCTAAAGAAGAATTTGCAAAACAACATCCTTTGTTTGCTTTGCTACAGATCAATCAATACAACGGTCAGCTTGCAGGTGGTCCGGTTGTTGGTGTTGCCAATGTGAACGATATGGCTAAGATCGATCAATATCTGAACCTGAAACAGGTTAAAGAAGTTTTACCAAGAAATCTTTCTTTAAAGTGGGGTGTTAAAGCTATTGATGAAAAGGAGCAATTCTATCAGTTATATGCAATTAAGATTACGAACCGTGATGGTAGCCCTGCATTAGGAGGCGATGTAGTAACTGATGCCCGTGATGACTTCAATCAACAAGGAGGTCGTACAGCATCTGAAGTTAGTATGTCAATGAATGCTGAAGGAGCAAAAGCATGGGCTCGTCTTACTAAAGAGAACATTGGCAAGTCAGTTGCAATTATTCTTGACGATATGGTGTACTCTGCACCACGTGTTAACGATGAAATAACCGGAGGCCGTTCTTCTATTTCCGGAGACTTTACTCCTGAAGAAGCGAAGGACCTTGCTAATGTATTGAAGTCTGGTAAAATGGCCGCTTCTGTACAGATTGTTCAGGAAGATGTTGTCGGACCTTCTTTAGGTCAGGAAGCAATTACTGCAGGTATTGTTTCATTTGCTATAGCTTTGGTATTATTGATGTTTTACATGTGTGCTGTATACGGATTGATTCCGGGTATGATCGCGAATGGAGCATTGGTAATTAACATATTCTTTACGATGGGTATTCTGGCGTCTTTTCAGGCGGTATTAACTTTGTCGGGTATTGCCGGTATGGTACTTACGCTTGGTATGGCTGTAGATGCTAACGTATTGATCTATGAACGCACAAAAGAAGAACTTCGTGCAGGTAAGAATTTAAAGAAATCGCTTGATGATGGTTATAAGAATGCCTTCTCTGCTATCTTTGACTCTAACCTTACAACAATTATTACAGGTATTGTATTGTTCTATTTTGGAACAGGTCCTATTCGTGGATTTGCAACGACGTTGATTATTGGTTTGATTGCCTCTTTCCTAACAGCCGTGTTCTTGACACGTATTGTTTATGAAGGATTAATTGCAAAAGAAAAGATTAAAGAACTTCCTTTCACTACTTCTTTGTCTAAAGACTTGCTTGTAAATCCAACCGTTAACTTCCTTGGAGCTCGTAAAATAGGTTATATTATTCCTATTGTTTTAATTGTGCTGGGTGGTATCTCAATGGCTACCATCGGATTGAATAATGGTATCGACTTTACAGGTGGACGTAACTACATTGTTCGCTTTGATCAGCCGGTTCAGACCGATAAGGTTCGCAGTATGCTTGAACCTCAACTGGATGGCGCTGTAAGCGTTATCATGATTGGAACAGCCGAACAGGTACGTATCTCAACCAATTACAAAATCGCTGATTCAAGTCCTACGATTGACCGTGAAATTGAAAGTAAACTTTTTGAAGGATTAAAACCTATTCTTAAAGAAGGAACAACAGTTGATCAGTTTGTAGATAACAATATTCAGAGTTCACAGAAGGTTGGACCAAGTATGGCGGATGATATCAAGAACAGTGCTTATCTTGCCGTTTTATTTGCAATGATTTGTATGGCTGCTTACATCTTGCTTCGATTCAGAGATGTTGCATTCTCAGTTGGAGCTTTTGCTTCGGTTGCGATGACTACATTCAGTATTGTTGCATGCTATACATTGCTTTGGAAGGTTATGCCATTCTCAATGGAAGTCGACCAAACATTTATTGCAGCTATCCTGACTATTATCGGTTACTCTATTAATGATACGGTAGTAGTATTCGACCGTATTCGTGAAACGATCGGCTTGTATCCGAAACGTGATCGTTATCAGGTTATCAATGATGCGTTGAATTCAACATTGTCTCGTACGTTAAATACAACGTTGACTACATTCGTTGTTGTTCTTTGTATCTTTATCCTTGGTGGAGACACAATTCGTAGCTTTACTTTTGCAATTGCTTTAGGTATCGTTATCGGTACTTATTCTACATTGTTCGTTGCAACTCCTATTGCTTACGAAATTCAGAAGAAAAGCATTGCTAAGAAAGCTGCCAAAGATGCTGCTAAGTAA
- a CDS encoding Mrp/NBP35 family ATP-binding protein, translated as MAIYPKIIMDALAKVRYPGTNKDLVSSGMVEDDIRIDGNKVTFSLLFEKPNDPFIRSVVKAAETAINTYVGAEVEIKGNIQVKTKQAARPEPDKLLPQVKNIIAVSSGKGGVGKSTVAANLAVALAQLGYKVGLLDADIFGPSMPKMFNVEDSRPYMETVGDRELIKPIEKYGVKLLSIGFFVSKEDAILWRGSMASNALKQLIADANWGELDFFLLDLPPGTSDIHLTLVQTLAITGAIVVSTPQEVALADARKGISMFMGEKIDVPVLGLIENMAWFTPAELPENKYYLFGKEGCKKLAEELSIPLLGQIPIVQSICEGGDNGTPVALQTESITGIAFRHLAENMVVQLQHRNENLAPTKRVEVSKK; from the coding sequence ATGGCTATATATCCAAAAATTATTATGGATGCGCTCGCCAAAGTGCGTTATCCTGGGACTAATAAGGATCTCGTTTCTTCCGGAATGGTGGAAGACGATATCCGTATTGATGGGAATAAGGTTACCTTCTCCCTGCTATTTGAAAAGCCGAATGATCCATTTATCCGCTCGGTAGTGAAAGCTGCAGAAACGGCTATCAATACCTATGTAGGTGCTGAGGTGGAGATTAAAGGTAATATCCAGGTTAAGACAAAACAAGCAGCCCGACCTGAGCCGGATAAACTTCTTCCTCAGGTTAAAAATATCATTGCCGTCTCTTCCGGAAAGGGAGGAGTTGGTAAAAGTACCGTTGCCGCCAACCTCGCTGTTGCTTTGGCTCAACTTGGTTATAAAGTAGGATTGCTTGATGCCGATATATTTGGTCCTTCAATGCCTAAGATGTTTAACGTGGAGGATTCGCGTCCTTATATGGAAACTGTAGGCGATCGCGAACTCATCAAACCTATCGAGAAATATGGGGTAAAGCTTCTTTCCATTGGTTTCTTTGTAAGCAAGGAAGATGCGATCCTCTGGAGGGGAAGTATGGCCAGTAACGCCTTAAAACAGCTGATTGCCGATGCTAACTGGGGAGAGCTTGATTTCTTCCTGCTTGACCTTCCTCCAGGAACCAGCGATATCCATCTTACACTTGTTCAAACGTTGGCTATCACCGGTGCGATTGTTGTTAGTACGCCTCAGGAAGTTGCCCTTGCCGACGCAAGAAAAGGGATCAGCATGTTTATGGGAGAGAAGATTGATGTTCCGGTGCTTGGATTAATTGAAAACATGGCATGGTTTACTCCTGCCGAGTTGCCGGAAAACAAATACTACCTGTTTGGTAAAGAGGGTTGCAAAAAACTGGCAGAAGAGCTATCTATTCCGCTCCTTGGACAGATTCCAATCGTACAGAGCATTTGTGAGGGAGGAGACAATGGAACTCCTGTAGCTCTGCAGACTGAGTCAATAACCGGAATTGCTTTCCGCCACCTGGCCGAAAACATGGTTGTACAGCTTCAACACAGAAACGAAAATTTAGCTCCAACAAAACGGGTTGAAGTTTCTAAAAAATAA
- the trmB gene encoding tRNA (guanosine(46)-N7)-methyltransferase TrmB yields the protein MGKNKLAKFDDMAGYPHVFQFPFATLQEKGFDLKGHWNESFFKNNNPIVLELGCGKGEYTVGLGKLFPDKNFIGIDIKGARMWSGAKESMEQGMTNVAFLRTHIELISHFFAENEVSEIWITFPDPQMKKVTKRLTSTRFMKLYREILSGDGIVHLKTDSNFMFNYTCEMAKANAYPVLCCTDDLYNSGMADDILGIRTYYEQQWLDRGLNIKYIKFVCEERNVLTEPDVEIELDPYRSFNRSKRSALASGK from the coding sequence TCCCCTTTGCTACCTTACAGGAGAAAGGATTTGATCTGAAAGGACACTGGAATGAATCTTTTTTTAAAAACAACAACCCGATCGTTCTCGAGCTGGGATGTGGAAAAGGTGAATATACCGTTGGTTTGGGAAAACTATTTCCGGACAAAAACTTCATAGGAATTGATATCAAAGGGGCGCGAATGTGGAGCGGGGCAAAAGAATCCATGGAACAGGGGATGACTAATGTTGCTTTCCTTCGTACCCATATCGAGTTAATTTCGCACTTCTTCGCGGAAAATGAAGTCTCCGAAATTTGGATTACCTTCCCTGATCCTCAAATGAAGAAGGTTACCAAACGTTTAACGTCTACCCGCTTCATGAAATTGTACCGGGAGATCTTATCCGGGGATGGTATTGTTCATCTAAAAACGGATAGTAATTTCATGTTCAACTATACTTGCGAAATGGCAAAAGCGAATGCCTATCCGGTGCTTTGCTGTACAGACGATTTGTATAACTCGGGCATGGCCGACGATATTTTGGGCATCCGGACCTATTATGAACAACAATGGCTGGACAGGGGTTTGAACATCAAGTATATTAAATTTGTTTGTGAAGAGAGGAACGTGTTGACTGAACCGGACGTGGAGATCGAATTAGATCCATACCGGAGTTTTAACAGAAGTAAACGTAGTGCACTGGCTTCCGGAAAATAA